Proteins encoded together in one Terriglobales bacterium window:
- a CDS encoding FAD binding domain-containing protein, which translates to MSLPAFKLLRPRSIAEAIDYLAEHAPNIQVLAGGTDLIPSLRQKLFEPQYVLDLRGLAELRGIRSNGNGVEIGALTTLTEIERSAFLRQHYPVLTQAAATVASPILRNMGTIGGNICLDTRCLWYNQSLTWRKGCGFCIKKDGDLCHVAPGGDDCWAAFSGDTPPALLCLDAEIEIASPGGKRRLPLSDFYTGIGDNYRKLEKSELLTRVFLPQSTADYHGAYRKLRIRGSIDYPLAGVAVALRGNGHIEDARVAITAVNPAPVLVKGAREALEGKTLDEELAMHVGDLAARTAKPLTTSALTPEYRREMIRVFTKRTLLAAMRTAL; encoded by the coding sequence CATACAAGTACTGGCCGGCGGCACCGACCTCATTCCTTCTCTGCGCCAAAAGCTTTTCGAGCCTCAGTATGTGCTTGATCTGCGCGGTCTCGCCGAGCTACGTGGAATTCGCTCTAACGGCAACGGAGTAGAAATCGGCGCGCTTACTACGCTCACCGAGATCGAACGCTCCGCATTTTTGCGACAGCATTACCCAGTGCTAACCCAGGCTGCGGCCACAGTCGCCTCGCCTATCCTGCGCAACATGGGCACGATCGGCGGCAATATTTGCCTGGACACTCGCTGTCTCTGGTATAACCAGTCGCTCACCTGGCGCAAGGGCTGCGGCTTCTGTATCAAAAAAGACGGTGACCTCTGCCACGTCGCCCCCGGTGGAGATGACTGCTGGGCGGCCTTTTCCGGCGACACACCGCCGGCCTTGCTCTGCCTTGATGCGGAAATTGAAATTGCCAGCCCAGGGGGGAAGCGGCGCCTGCCGCTCTCTGATTTCTACACCGGCATTGGCGATAACTATCGCAAACTCGAGAAAAGCGAACTGCTAACGCGAGTTTTCCTCCCGCAGTCCACGGCCGACTATCACGGCGCTTATCGAAAGCTGCGAATTCGCGGCTCCATCGATTATCCTTTGGCGGGTGTGGCGGTGGCACTGCGCGGTAACGGGCACATTGAAGACGCGCGGGTTGCGATTACTGCTGTGAACCCGGCGCCGGTGCTGGTCAAGGGCGCGCGTGAGGCGCTTGAGGGCAAGACGCTCGATGAAGAGCTTGCCATGCATGTTGGCGACCTGGCAGCGCGCACCGCCAAGCCGCTGACCACATCAGCGCTGACGCCTGAATATCGTCGCGAGATGATTCGCGTCTTCACCAAGCGCACGCTGCTCGCGGCAATGAGAACTGCTCTTTGA